The following coding sequences are from one Nicotiana tabacum cultivar K326 chromosome 1, ASM71507v2, whole genome shotgun sequence window:
- the LOC107818835 gene encoding transcription factor MYC2-like (The RefSeq protein has 2 substitutions compared to this genomic sequence), which produces MTDYSLPTMNLWNTSGTTDDNVTMMEAFMSSDLTSFWATSNSTAVAAVTSNSNHIPVNTPTVLLPSSCASTVTAVAVDASKSMSFFNQETLQQRLQTLIDGARETWTYAIFWQSSAVDLTSPFVLGWGDGYYKGEEDKANRKLAVSSPAYIAEQEHRKKVLRELNSLISGTQTGTDDAVDEEVTDTEWFFLISMTQSFVNGSGLPGQALYNSSPIWVAGAEKLAASHCERARQAQGFGLQTMVCIPSANGVVELGSTELIIQSSDLMNKVRVLFNFNNDLGSGSWAVQPESDPSALWLTDPSSAAVQVKDLNTVEANSVPSSNSSKQVVFDNENNGHSCDNQQQHHSRQQTQGFFTRELNFSEFGFDGSSNNRNGNSSLSCKPESGEILNFGDSTKKSANGNLFSGQSHFGAGEENKKKKRSPASRGSNEEGMLSFVSGTILPAASGAMKSSGCVGEDSSDHSDLEASVVKEAESSRVVEPEKRPKKRGRKPANGREEPLNHVEAERQRREKLNQRFYALRAVVPNVSKMDKASLLGDAISYINELKLKLQTTETDREDLKSQIEDLKKELDSKDSRRPGPPPPNQDHKMSSHTGSKIVDVDIDVKIIGWDAMIRIQCNKKNHPAARLMVALKELDLDVHHASVSVVNDLMIQQATVKMGSRLYTEEQLRIALTSRVAETR; this is translated from the coding sequence ATGACTGATTACAGCTTACCCACCATGAATTTGTGGAATACTAGTGGTACTACCGATGACAACGTTACTATGATGGAAGCTTTTATGTCTTCTGATCTCACTTCATTTTGGGCTACTTCTAAttctactgctgttgctgctgttaCCTCTAATTCTAATCATATTCCAGTTAATACCCCAACGGTTCTTCTTCCGTCTTCTTGTGCCTCTACTGTCACAGCTGTGGCTGTCGATGCTTCAAAATCCATGTCTTTTTTCAACCAAGAAACCCTTCAACAGCGTCTTCAAACGCTCATTGATGGTGCTCGTGAGACGTGGACCTATGCCATCTTTTGGCAGTCATCCGCCGTTGATTTAACGAGTCCGTTTGTGTTGGGCTGGGGAGATGGTTACTACAAAGGTGAAGAAGATAAAGCCAATAGGAAATTAGCTGTTTCTTCTCCTGCTTATATAGCTGAGCAAGAACACCGGAAAAAGGTTCTCCGGGAGCTGAATTCGTTGATTTCCGGCACGCAAACCGGCACTGATGATGCCGTCGATGAAGAAGTTACCGACACTGAATGGTTCTTCCTTATTTCCATGACCCAGTCGTTTGTTAACGGAAGTGGGCTTCCGGGTCAGGCCTTATAcaattccagccctatttgggtCGCCGGAGCAGAGAAATTGGCAGCTTCCCACTGCGAACGGGCTCGGCAGGCCCAGGGATTCGGGCTTCAGACGATGGTTTGTATTCCTTCAGCAAACGGCGTGGTTGAATTGGGCTCCACGGAGTTGATTATTCAGAGTTCTGATCTCATGAACAAGGTTAGAGTATTGTTTAACTTCAATAATGATTTGGGCTCTGGTTCGTGGGCTGTGCAACCCGAGAGCGATCCGTCCGCTCTTTGGCTCACTGATCCATCGTCTGCAGCTGTAGAAGTCCAAGATTTAAATACAGTTGAGGCAAATTCAGTTCCATCAAGTAATAGTAGTAAGCAAGTTGTATTTGATAATGAGAATAATGGTCACAGTTGTGATAATCAGCAACAGCACCATTCTCGGCAACAAACACAAGGATTTTTTACAAGGGAGTTGAACTTTTCAGAATTCGGGTTTGATGGAAGTAGTAATAATAGGAATGGGAATTCATCACTTTCTTGCAAGCCAGAGTCGGGGGAAATCTTGAATTTTGGTGATAGCACTAAGAAAAGTGCAAATGGGAACTTATTTTCCGGTCAGTCTCATTTTGGTGCAGGggaggagaataagaagaagaaaaggtcACCTGCTTCCAGAGGAAGCAATGAAGAAGGAATGCTTTCATTTGTTTCAGGTACAATCTTGCCTGCAGCTTCTGGTGCGATGAAGTCAAGTGGATGTGTCGGTGAAGACTCCTCTGATCATTCGGATCTTGAGGCCTCAGTGGTGAAAGAAGCTGAAAGTAGTAGAGTTGTAGAACCCGAAAAGAGGCCAAAGAAGCGAGGAAGGAAGCCAGCAAATGGACGTGAGGAACCTTTGAATCACGTCGAAGCAGAGAGGCAAAGGAGAGAGAAATTAAACCAAAGGTTCTACGCTTTAAGAGCTGTTGTTCCGAATGTGTCCAAGATGGACAAGGCATCACTGCTTGGAGATGCAATTTCATATATTAATGAGCTGAAGTTGAAGCTTCAAACTACAGAAACAGATAGAGAAGACTTGAAGAGCCAAATAGAAGATTTGAAGAAAGAATTAGATAGTAAAGACTCAAGGCGCCCTGGTCCTCCACCACCAAATCAAGATCACAAGATGTCTAGCCATACTGGAAGCAAGATTGTAGATGTGGATATAGATGTTAAGATAATTGGATGGGATGCGATGATTCGTATACAATGTAATAAAAAGAACCATCCAGCTGCAAGGTTAATGGTAGCCCTCAAGGAGTTAGATCTAGATGTGCACCATGCCAGTGTTTCAGTGGTGAATGATTTGATGATCCAACAAGCCACAGTGAAAATGGGTAGCAGACTTTACACGGAAGAGCAACTTAGGATAGCATTGACATCCAGAGTTGCTGAAACACGCTAA